GACAAAGCATCACGCATACCACCGTCTGCCTTCATAGCTATCACGTTCAGTGCTTCCGGCTCCGCCGTGATTCCTTCTTTCGAAGCCACATACGACAGATGATTCACCGTATCTTCCACACTTATCCGGTTAAAGTCATAAATCTGACAACGGGAAAGAATGGTAGGGAGAATCTTATGTTTCTCCGTCGTAGCCAGGATAAAGATAGCATGACGGGGAGGTTCTTCCAGCGTTTTCAGGAACGCATTGAAAGCAGATGCCGAAAGCATGTGCACCTCGTCGATGATATATACCTTATATTTACCAATCTGCGGCGGGATGCGTACTTGCTCCACCAATTGGCGAATGTCATCTACCGAGTTGTTGGAAGCAGCATCGAGTTCGTGAATATTGTATGACCGCTGTTCGTTGAAAGCTACACATGACTCACACTGATTGCAAGCCTCTCCATCGGCAGTAGGCGTCATGCAATTGATGGTTTTGGCAAAGATACGCGCACAAGTGGTCTTTCCTACTCCACGCGGTCCGCAAAATAAATAAGCATGAGCCAGTTTCTGGGTAGCAATTGCATTTTTCAGCGTAGTAGTCAATGCCCGCTGTCCTACCACCGATTCGAACGTGGACGGACGATACTTACGGGCTGAAACAATATAGTTTTCCATATCCAAGATTCCCTCTGTTTTTTTTGATTTTTTGCTTACTTTGCAAATGTACACAAAAAAAGTGAGATGTAATAAGGGATAAAGAGAGAAGTTTTGAAGCCGAAGCGATAAGTTTTTAAGTTATTAGTTTTATCTTTGCGGATATTAAAAAGGAGAAATTATGGGTAAACTAATCAATATCTGGAGTTTCATACGCAGACGGAAGTATCTCATTACGGTCGTCGCGTTTGCTGTTATCATTGTTTTTCTGGACGAGAACAGCCTGATTCGTCGTCTTGGATATGAACGGGAGATCAGCCAGCTGAAAGAAGAGATAGAAAAATATCAGGCAGATTACGAAGAGAACACCAAGCGTCTCAACGAAATAACGACTAATCCGGACGCCATCGAACAGATCGCCCGCGAAAAGTATCTGATGAAGAAACCCAACGAAGATATTTACGTTTTTGAAGATTAAAGAATGAAACAATTAGTACCCGCCCTTTTTGTCGTAGGTGCCATC
The Bacteroides caecimuris DNA segment above includes these coding regions:
- a CDS encoding FtsB family cell division protein — encoded protein: MGKLINIWSFIRRRKYLITVVAFAVIIVFLDENSLIRRLGYEREISQLKEEIEKYQADYEENTKRLNEITTNPDAIEQIAREKYLMKKPNEDIYVFED